TAAGCATCGGTCGAAGGGTACGGATAATGCCCCAGGTAGCCCTGCCACACGACGCGAAAGCCGGACCGACGAAGCCGGAGGTCCGGGCGGTGACACTCGAGAAACTCGCGTTGGAACCGCCGGACCACTTCGTCGACGTCGGCTCCTGTACCGGCTCGATCACCATCGAGGCGGCTCGCCGGGTCGAGCGCGTGACTGCGATCGAGCGCAACCCCGAACGCCTCGAGGTCACGGAGAAGAACCTTGCGGCCAACGAGTACGACGCCGACGTAACGGTGCGTGCAGCCGAGGCGCCCGAGGGCCTGCCCGAAGACGCCGACGCCATGTTCCTCGGCGGCAGTCGCAACTTCGAGGCCGTGCTTGACCACGCCGTCGAGACCGACGTCGACCGGATCGTGATGAACGTCGCCCGTCTGGAGGTCGCCGGCCGGGCCGTCGAGGCCTTCCGCGAGCGCGGTATTCTCGAGGGGGTCGTCCAGTTGCAGGTGAGCCACGGCTACGAACTCGTCGGCGCGACGAGTTTCGATTCACAGAACCCGGTCTACATGGTCGTCGGCCGCCGGGACGCGGAGGGATTGGCGTGACCGTCTACGGTGTGGGGCTTGGCCCCGGCGACGGCGAACTGGTGACCGTCAAGGGTAAGCGCGTCCTCAAGGACGCCGAGATCGTCTACTCGCCCGGTCGCCTCTCGCGGTCGGTTGCACTCGAGTACGTCGACGAATCGAAGATCGGCGACCTCGATTTCCCGATGACTCGCGATCCAGAGGAGTTGCGAAGTGCCTGGAAGGAGGCCGCCGAAGCGGTCGCAGCACAGGCGCGCGAGAAGGACGTTGCGTTCGTCACGCTCGGCGACCCCAACGTCTACTCGACGTTCGGCCACCTTCGCCGGACGCTGGATACCTTCCACCCCGACGTGGACCTCGAGGTCGTCCCCGGCGTGAGCGCGATGACCGCCTTCGCGACGGCGCTGGGCGTCGAGATCGAGTCCGGGACGGGGCTGGCACTCCGGGAGGCTGCCAACGGAGCAGCACCGACGGGCCCCGACAGGATGGTCCTGTTCAAGGTCACCGACGCACCGACCACGTACGAGAAACTGACCGAAGCGGGCTACGACGTTCGCTTCGGTCGGCGACTGTTCATGGAACAGGGCGAGACGATCGTCACCGATGATCCCGAAGAGATCGACGAGCGAGACTACTACACGCTCGCGTATGCGGAGCGGGACGGCCTCGAGCGCGACCTCGCGACGGTGAAGTTCGACGTCGACGAGGGAGCGGAGACGGACGGAGACGCAGCCGCCGAATCGGAGGGCTCGGCATGAGCGACGACGCGGAATCCAGTGACGGTGAGACCCAGTACACCGCGGGTGACGTCCGCGAGGGGATCCCCTTCGTCGGTGCGGGCCCCGGCGATCCGGGTCTGCTGACCGTCACGGGCAAGGGGCTGCTCGAGGCCGCAGACCTCGTCGTCCACGCCGGCTCGCTGGTCAACAGCGAGCTGCTGGACGAATACTGTGCGGATGCCGAACTGGTCAACTCCGTCGGCAAGGATCTCGAGGAACTGATCCCGCTGATGGCGACTGCCTACCACGAGAGTCGGGAGGTCGTTCGCCTCCACAGCGGCGACCCCGCGATCTACGGGGCCGCACTCGAGCAGATGGACGCCCTCGAAGCCGAGGACGTGCCGACCTACTTCGTCCCCGGCGTCACCTCCTCCTTCGCGGCGAGTGCCACCCTCGGGACGCAACTGACGCTGAACGAGGTCGCCAACCACGTGGCGTTCACCCGCCCGCAGGGCAAGACCCTGACCGAGGAGGAAGACCACATCAGCGACTTCGTCGGGATGGGCGACGTGACGACCTGCATCTACCTGGGCACCCACGCGGTTCGCGACACGATGGATCGGCTGCTCGAGGACGGTCACGACCCCGAGACTCCCGTGGCAGTCGTCTACCACGCCTCCTGGCCCGACGAGGACGTGATGACCGGGACGATCGAGACGATCGCCGACACGGTCGAGGGGGCCGGCTATCGCGCCTCCGCGCTGGTCCTGATCGGCGAGGCCGTAACGGGTGCGGGCTACGAACGGTCCTACCTCTACGGCGAGTGGGCGAACCGCTGATCGCCGAGAGCCGACACTGGTACACCGAGTCGACCACGCGTCGGCTACGACCGTTGCCGTGTCCGGAACCGACGCCGGGTGATCGCTGCCCCGTTCGAACGACCACCGGTAACACGGAACAGCGATCCGTATCAAGCCCCCGTTCCATTGGCCGCAAACTGTCTACCGATAATCCATAACAGGTGTAATTATATACAGCCAGTAATTACCGTCTATTAGCACCGGAAATTCGATCATATGGATAATATAATGAGTGAACTTAATCCTTGTGCCGAATCTACCGATGATTGTACAGCAGCGGACACCTGCGAAGCGTGTGGGGGTTCACTCCAGACGGTCGACGGCGAGAAAGTCTGCTCCGAGTGCGGCCTTGTCGACACTGTCGACCAACTCGACCGCGGCCCGGAGTGGCGGCGTTCGGAATCGGAGACGAACGTTCGACGGACGGGTGCACCAGTGGATCGCTCACGGCACGACAATGGGCTGACGACACGGATCGGCTTCGGTCCGGACAGCGACGTGAGCGGCCCGAATGCACGCCAGCTGGTACGCATGCGTCGGCTGCACAACCGTGCACGATTCGCCTCGAAAGCCGAGCGAAACAAAGCGTACGGCTTCACGGAAATTCGACGAATCGTCTCGGCGCTGTCGCTGCCGACGACCGTCAAAGATCAGTCCTGTTCGCTCTTCGATTCGGCACAGACCGAAAACCTGCTCTGTGGCCGATCAATCGAAGGATTCTCGGCCGGCGCGGTGTACGCGGCCTGTCGCGTTCAGTCGATCGCCCGGACGATCGAAGAGGTCGTGACGGTCGCACGAGCCGACCGAGACGAACTGCTCGTGGCCTACGACGCACTCAACCAGGAACTCGGCCTCCCTGTGGGACCGATCTCGCCGCTCGAGTACCTGCCTCGATATGCCACGGCGCTCGGCCTCGACAGCGAGTGTGAGGCGCGCGCCCGGGAGTACGCAAAAGCGTTCGTCGAGTCGGAGTCCCTGGGCGGGAAGAACCCAAGCGGCGTCGCCGCAGCCTGTCTGTACGTCGCCGCCTCCGAGCAGGGCGTCGACGTGAGACAGGCCGATGCGGCCGACGTAGCCGACGTCTCGCGGATGACGATCCACTCGAGGATATCGGAGCTAAAGCAGCTTCGCTATAGTAACAACTGAAACGATTTACACACTGCTCGCAGCAGAGCGGCCAGTACTGACGGAATCTCGCCAGTACTGGCCGCTGAGTCGCGAGCAGGTGTGCAATGACTTTCAGTGGCTACTATAACTTGTTCGGCTTCCGTCGGTGAGTCGGCCACTGCTGAGCGTCAGGTGGGCCACTCGAGGCCCCGCTGCTGCCTAACTTCAAAAGGGAAGAAGGGAACAATAGCGGCATGATCGCCATCGCTGGATCGAAAGGGGGGTGTGGAACGTCGACGGTAACGCTCGGACTCGCCGAAGCGTTCGCCCGTGCGGACACGCCAGCGCTCGCCATCGATGCGGATAGACAGCTCCCGAACCTCCACGTAATGGCTGGTCTCGATCGGGAGCCGACGCTCGCCGAAATCGACGACGGCGTCGATCTTCGTGAGGTCGCCCAACCACACCCGCGATCGCCGACTGTCGGCGTCGTCCCCGCGCCGAAGCCGTCCGATCCGTTCGAATTCGACTCACTCGACGATTACCTCGACGCCGATGGGACACAGGTGTTGATCGACTGCCCCTCCGGTGCCGGCCCGGACGTCGTCGATCCGTTGCGTCAGGCAGCGGGGGTAATCGTCGTCGGTGCAGACACCGAGCGGAGCCTCGAGGCCGCAGAAACGACGATCGAGATGGCTCGTCGACTCGGCGTCCCCGTCTACGGGGCCGTTCTGAACCGCCGTTCAGAAATCCCATCGCGGGCGACCCGCTGGGAGGGCGTCCCACTGTTAGGCTGTGTTCCCGATCGGACATCGCCACTGGTGAACGACGAGGTCACAGCGGCGTTCGACGAAATCGTCGAGCGACTGTCTGCCCAGTCGCCGGTCGACCGAGCACCACCGGCGTTCGCCGGCGATCGACTGCCCACCGGGACGAACGAACTCGACCGCCGACTCGGTGGCGGGATCCCTGCCGGATCCGTCGTTGCACTCGTAGCCGATCCGGCCAGCCAGGCAGAACAGCTCCTCTATCGCGCCACCGACGTCCGCGGAACGCTCTACCTCTCGACGGAACGATCGCGCAACGGCGTCCGTCGCGCGATGGAGTCTGCGTCGGTCACATCGGGTGCCCCTACGATCAGGAGTGTAACCGGTGAAGACGCGCTCGAGGAGGCGACCGCGCTGATCGAGAAGCTCCCGGACGCGGCGAATCTGATCGTCGACCCGATCGACGGGTTAGAGAGACGAAACAGGTCGGCGTACGTCTCGTTCCTCGACGCGCTTACGGCGCGGATAGACGAGACCGACGGCCTCGCTATCTTGCACTGTCTCGACGACTCCCCGAATCGATCGGCAACGCTCCGCGCCGCCGATGCGGTGTTCGAACTCGAGGCCGTTGCGCCCGGCGTCGGCACCGACGTCGAACACTACCTGACGGTGCCCAAGTACCGTCCGGACGCGGGATTCACCGAAACGATCGAACTCGAGTTCGCCGACCGAAACGGCGTGGCGCCGATCGAATCACCGCCGAACCCGAACGAAGAGAACCGATGACCGAGCTTCCATACGAGTCACTGGTCGGCGTTTCGTACGGCCTGCTGACTGGATTCGTTCCCGCCATACTAGTCGGACTGACCGCGATCGGCGCGACCGTCTTTCGGAACCGTCCGCTTCCCGCCGGTGCCGGCGTCGTCACCGTCCCGGTCGCGGTCGCACTCACCGTCGCGATGGGCGTCATCGACCCAGGAGCGGGCCTCTCACACGGGTATCGGTTCTCGATGGTGGCGATCGTCACCGGCCTGCTCGGCGTCGTCGCGGTGAGCTACGGTAACCGGATCGCCACCGAATTTCCACAGGACCGGACGGTTCCGATCGTCAGGGGACAGGTCCTCTCGGCGGACGCGATCGACGCCGTCGACGCGATGGGGCACGTGACGATCCGTCCGACCGGTTCGATCCGCGAGTTCGAGGGCTACCCGCCGTTACCCCCCGCGCTGCGCACCGCCCTCGAGGACGGTGCCTGGCGGTTCCCGGCCGACCTCCAGCTCTCGGAACTGGAGCGTCGGCTCGAGTGTCGTCTCGAGGCCGAGTACGACCTCTCGCTCGTCGGGGTCTCGATCGACGGACGCGGCCGGGCGACGATCGCTGCTGCCCCACCGGCCAAAGGTGTGGCCACGACGCTCCCGGCGGGAACCCGGGCGGTGACGGTGTCCGGACTCCTCCCGACCGGGATCGAACCCGGCGACACCGTCGCGGTCGAGACCGGTGAAACTGCCGTCCGCGCGACGGTGCTCTCGGTCGGGACGGAGGTCGACGGGTCGGATCCGGCCGAGGAGCGTCGATCGGACGCCGACACCCTCGCGACGACCCATCGAACCGCGGATCTCGGTTTCGACGGTGGAGAGGGGCAACTCACGGTCGCCGTCGAGACGTCCGACGCCGGACGGTTGCTCGAGGGAACGAGACACCGTATCGCAGTCCTGCCGAATGGTGACAACCACGAGTTCGAGGTGGCAGCGCTCCTTGAAGCGGCCGGTCAGCCCGTAACCGTGATCGACGGTCCCGATGCCGATTCGATCACATCCATGGAGGTGCTCGGGGTGCACGACGACGAGGGGTGGCAGTTCGCCGTCGGTGACGAACACGCAACCGGGGGAGATCGGGCGTTCGTCGCAGGACCCAAGCAGGTGGTGAGCGAGTGATGCTCGACCGTCTGGACCTCATCGGGCTGTTGCGAGAGGCCGCAATCGGCGTCGCCGGCACGACGCTGGTAGCGGCAGTCGTCGGCCTGCTTGTGGCAGCGGGATACCGGTGGATGACGACCAGGGCATCCCCGGACGGGATGCCAGTTCTGGTCGGCCTCTCGGTAGTTACCGGCTACCTCTGGTACGTCGTTCTCGGCTCGAGCACCCTCGTCGGAGACGTTCCCCTCGATCACCAGTTCAGCGCTGGCTATCTGCTCGCGGTGTTCGCGAGTAGTGGGTTCGTCGCGTCAGCCAGTGGCCGCCTCGGCGACCGAATCGCCTGTCAGGTCGTCGACCTCACGAGAATCGACGAACGCGGTGAGGCGGCCGACGCGGTTCGATCCGCGAGGCTCGCCATCGACGTCGGGCTTCCCGAGACCATCGAAGACGCGGACGGCTATCGGCCGATCGATGCGTCGGTGCGTCGATCGCTGTCCGGAACGACCGTCAGGCTACCACACGGACTCGCCGTCTCGGAGCAATCCAACCGGATCGAACGCCACCTCGAGCGCGACTACGACGTCGGGTACGCCAACGTCACGATGGCAG
This portion of the Natronobeatus ordinarius genome encodes:
- a CDS encoding cobalt-precorrin-4/precorrin-4 C(11)-methyltransferase, encoding MSDDAESSDGETQYTAGDVREGIPFVGAGPGDPGLLTVTGKGLLEAADLVVHAGSLVNSELLDEYCADAELVNSVGKDLEELIPLMATAYHESREVVRLHSGDPAIYGAALEQMDALEAEDVPTYFVPGVTSSFAASATLGTQLTLNEVANHVAFTRPQGKTLTEEEDHISDFVGMGDVTTCIYLGTHAVRDTMDRLLEDGHDPETPVAVVYHASWPDEDVMTGTIETIADTVEGAGYRASALVLIGEAVTGAGYERSYLYGEWANR
- a CDS encoding transcription initiation factor IIB; the encoded protein is MSELNPCAESTDDCTAADTCEACGGSLQTVDGEKVCSECGLVDTVDQLDRGPEWRRSESETNVRRTGAPVDRSRHDNGLTTRIGFGPDSDVSGPNARQLVRMRRLHNRARFASKAERNKAYGFTEIRRIVSALSLPTTVKDQSCSLFDSAQTENLLCGRSIEGFSAGAVYAACRVQSIARTIEEVVTVARADRDELLVAYDALNQELGLPVGPISPLEYLPRYATALGLDSECEARAREYAKAFVESESLGGKNPSGVAAACLYVAASEQGVDVRQADAADVADVSRMTIHSRISELKQLRYSNN
- a CDS encoding cobalt-factor II C(20)-methyltransferase, with the protein product MTVYGVGLGPGDGELVTVKGKRVLKDAEIVYSPGRLSRSVALEYVDESKIGDLDFPMTRDPEELRSAWKEAAEAVAAQAREKDVAFVTLGDPNVYSTFGHLRRTLDTFHPDVDLEVVPGVSAMTAFATALGVEIESGTGLALREAANGAAPTGPDRMVLFKVTDAPTTYEKLTEAGYDVRFGRRLFMEQGETIVTDDPEEIDERDYYTLAYAERDGLERDLATVKFDVDEGAETDGDAAAESEGSA
- a CDS encoding TrkA C-terminal domain-containing protein: MLDRLDLIGLLREAAIGVAGTTLVAAVVGLLVAAGYRWMTTRASPDGMPVLVGLSVVTGYLWYVVLGSSTLVGDVPLDHQFSAGYLLAVFASSGFVASASGRLGDRIACQVVDLTRIDERGEAADAVRSARLAIDVGLPETIEDADGYRPIDASVRRSLSGTTVRLPHGLAVSEQSNRIERHLERDYDVGYANVTMADDGTVDRVLVGHRPTGLGSMLPPRTVALAISADPAHDATLGDPVEIWSAEEESRLVATGTLRSANGSIATVIVDADAAASLSADERYRLVTRPDDPTDGYEFASTLRTVDETVDATTVEPDGPLDGEFAGWLPGQVLVIDRDGDLLTLPDDSETLTAGDELWLLASPDDLEAFDGAPADGEPTGSV
- the cbiT gene encoding precorrin-6Y C5,15-methyltransferase (decarboxylating) subunit CbiT; this encodes MPQVALPHDAKAGPTKPEVRAVTLEKLALEPPDHFVDVGSCTGSITIEAARRVERVTAIERNPERLEVTEKNLAANEYDADVTVRAAEAPEGLPEDADAMFLGGSRNFEAVLDHAVETDVDRIVMNVARLEVAGRAVEAFRERGILEGVVQLQVSHGYELVGATSFDSQNPVYMVVGRRDAEGLA
- a CDS encoding DUF7125 family protein; protein product: MIAIAGSKGGCGTSTVTLGLAEAFARADTPALAIDADRQLPNLHVMAGLDREPTLAEIDDGVDLREVAQPHPRSPTVGVVPAPKPSDPFEFDSLDDYLDADGTQVLIDCPSGAGPDVVDPLRQAAGVIVVGADTERSLEAAETTIEMARRLGVPVYGAVLNRRSEIPSRATRWEGVPLLGCVPDRTSPLVNDEVTAAFDEIVERLSAQSPVDRAPPAFAGDRLPTGTNELDRRLGGGIPAGSVVALVADPASQAEQLLYRATDVRGTLYLSTERSRNGVRRAMESASVTSGAPTIRSVTGEDALEEATALIEKLPDAANLIVDPIDGLERRNRSAYVSFLDALTARIDETDGLAILHCLDDSPNRSATLRAADAVFELEAVAPGVGTDVEHYLTVPKYRPDAGFTETIELEFADRNGVAPIESPPNPNEENR